In Aurantimicrobium minutum, the following proteins share a genomic window:
- a CDS encoding glutamate synthase subunit beta, producing the protein MADPKGFLNTRQRELPARRPVPIRLMDWKEVYEAGDRETLVRQAGRCMDCGIPFCHQGCPLGNLIPEWNDLTWRGDDKDAIDRLHATNNFPEFTGRLCPAPCESSCVLSINQPAVTIKQVEVSIIDKAFDEGWVTPLIPERLSGKTVAVVGSGPAGLAAAQQLTRAGHTVAVYERDEKIGGLLRYGIPDFKMEKIHIDRRLEQMEAEGTRFRPGINIGTDITWEDLRKRYDAVVIATGAMVPRDLPIPGRDLNGVHFAMDYLAQSNRAVDGQDVPNQIHAQGKHVVILGGGDTGADCIGTAHRHQAASVTNLAIGKQPPTERPDSQPWPTFPNLFEVASAHEEGGTREYLVSTVEFLGDKDGNVRAVRVAETEFVDGARVPKAGTEREIPADLVLLALGFTGPEGDIANSELSVSFNQRGNINRDDHYATAEPGVFVAGDAGRGQSLIVWAIAEGRAAAAAVDRYLEGETLLPAPVAPTDRGFAV; encoded by the coding sequence GTGGCTGATCCCAAAGGTTTCTTAAACACTCGTCAACGTGAACTTCCAGCTCGTCGCCCCGTTCCCATCAGACTCATGGACTGGAAAGAGGTCTATGAAGCAGGTGATCGTGAAACGCTAGTGCGTCAAGCAGGCCGCTGCATGGATTGTGGAATTCCGTTCTGTCACCAGGGATGCCCTCTAGGGAACCTTATTCCCGAATGGAATGACCTCACCTGGCGAGGAGATGACAAAGATGCAATTGATCGCCTTCATGCGACCAATAACTTCCCAGAATTCACTGGACGCCTGTGTCCTGCACCCTGTGAATCTTCCTGTGTATTGAGCATAAACCAGCCTGCTGTGACCATCAAACAGGTTGAAGTATCCATCATTGATAAGGCCTTCGATGAAGGGTGGGTTACACCTCTCATTCCAGAACGTCTTTCAGGTAAAACTGTTGCTGTAGTTGGCTCAGGACCTGCAGGTCTTGCAGCTGCACAGCAGCTCACGCGTGCCGGTCACACAGTTGCTGTGTATGAACGTGACGAAAAGATCGGCGGTCTTCTCCGTTACGGTATTCCAGATTTCAAAATGGAAAAGATCCACATCGATCGACGTCTAGAGCAGATGGAAGCAGAAGGTACGCGTTTCCGCCCTGGCATCAACATCGGCACAGACATTACCTGGGAAGACCTACGCAAACGTTATGACGCAGTTGTGATTGCAACAGGAGCCATGGTTCCTCGTGATCTTCCCATCCCGGGTCGTGACCTCAACGGTGTTCACTTCGCTATGGATTATCTTGCACAGTCCAACCGTGCAGTTGATGGTCAGGATGTTCCCAACCAGATTCACGCTCAGGGCAAGCACGTTGTAATTTTGGGTGGCGGTGACACCGGTGCTGACTGTATAGGTACTGCTCACCGTCACCAGGCAGCCTCGGTGACCAACTTGGCTATTGGCAAGCAACCACCAACAGAGCGCCCTGATTCTCAACCGTGGCCAACGTTTCCCAACCTTTTTGAAGTTGCAAGTGCACACGAAGAGGGTGGTACTCGTGAGTACCTTGTCTCAACCGTTGAGTTCTTGGGCGATAAAGACGGCAATGTTCGTGCTGTACGAGTAGCTGAGACTGAATTCGTCGATGGTGCCCGTGTTCCTAAGGCGGGTACTGAAAGAGAAATCCCTGCAGATTTGGTCCTCCTAGCGCTCGGATTTACTGGCCCAGAAGGTGACATTGCCAACTCAGAACTTAGCGTAAGCTTCAACCAGCGTGGAAACATCAATCGTGATGATCACTATGCAACCGCAGAACCTGGAGTTTTTGTTGCTGGTGATGCTGGGCGCGGACAATCTCTGATTGTCTGGGCTATCGCCGAGGGTCGCGCGGCTGCAGCAGCAGTTGACCGCTACCTTGAAGGTGAAACGTTGCTTCCAGCTCCGGTAGCACCCACAGACCGCGGCTTCGCGGTTTAG
- the pyk gene encoding pyruvate kinase — translation MRRAKIVATLGPATSSYESLKSIIEAGVDVARMNLSHGSYDVHEEVYRNVRKAAKDVGKPVAVLVDLQGPKIRLGKFEAGPYDLAEGDIFKITIEDIVGNKEISSTTFKGLPQDVKPGDPLLIDDGKVTLRVLETDGTVVTTVVEVPGPVSNNKGINLPGVAVNVPALSDKDEADLRWGLRLGADFIALSFVRDAADIKRVHEIMDEEGVRLPVIAKVEKPQAVDNLEEIVDAFDAIMVARGDLGVELPLEAVPIVQKRAVELARRWAKPVIVATQVLESMISSPRPTRAEASDCANAVLDGTDAVMLSGETSVGEFPTITVATMARIIESTEDHGIERIPALGTKPRTQGGAITLAAKEVAEFVDAKYLCVFTESGDSARRMARLRSDIPMIVLTPHEHIRRRMALTWGVKSYLVDAVTHTDQMFGQVDDLLLGEGLAEAGDKVVVIAGSPPGIAGSTNDLRVHKVGDARNAAAPAYENL, via the coding sequence ATGAGACGCGCCAAAATCGTTGCGACCTTAGGTCCAGCAACTTCTAGCTATGAAAGCCTGAAGTCAATCATCGAAGCTGGTGTGGACGTAGCTCGTATGAACCTCTCACACGGTTCCTACGACGTTCACGAAGAGGTTTATCGCAACGTACGCAAGGCTGCTAAAGATGTAGGCAAGCCCGTTGCCGTCCTTGTTGATCTCCAAGGACCCAAGATTCGACTCGGCAAGTTTGAAGCTGGACCCTACGACCTCGCAGAAGGCGACATCTTCAAGATAACCATTGAAGACATCGTTGGGAATAAGGAGATCAGCTCCACTACTTTTAAGGGCCTTCCTCAGGACGTCAAGCCAGGCGATCCACTCCTGATTGATGACGGTAAGGTCACACTCCGCGTTCTGGAAACCGATGGAACCGTAGTCACCACAGTTGTTGAGGTTCCTGGGCCTGTTTCCAACAACAAAGGAATCAACCTTCCCGGTGTAGCAGTGAACGTTCCTGCGCTGTCTGACAAAGACGAAGCCGACCTGCGTTGGGGTCTCCGTTTGGGTGCGGATTTCATTGCGTTGAGCTTCGTTCGTGATGCTGCAGACATCAAGCGTGTCCACGAAATCATGGACGAAGAAGGTGTTCGTCTTCCTGTCATTGCCAAGGTTGAGAAGCCACAAGCAGTCGATAACTTAGAAGAAATCGTTGATGCGTTTGACGCCATCATGGTTGCTCGAGGCGACCTCGGTGTCGAGCTTCCTTTAGAGGCTGTTCCTATTGTTCAAAAGCGTGCCGTCGAACTCGCACGCCGTTGGGCCAAGCCTGTCATTGTGGCAACTCAAGTACTTGAATCCATGATCTCGAGCCCACGCCCGACCCGTGCAGAAGCCTCCGACTGCGCTAACGCTGTTCTAGATGGAACAGACGCAGTCATGCTTTCTGGTGAAACCAGTGTCGGTGAATTCCCCACAATCACCGTTGCCACAATGGCACGCATCATTGAATCCACAGAAGACCACGGTATTGAGCGTATTCCTGCGCTTGGCACCAAGCCTCGCACCCAGGGTGGAGCAATAACTTTGGCTGCAAAGGAAGTTGCTGAATTCGTTGATGCAAAGTACCTCTGTGTCTTTACCGAATCTGGTGATTCTGCTCGTCGCATGGCCCGCCTGCGTTCAGACATCCCCATGATTGTTCTGACTCCTCATGAACACATTCGTCGCCGCATGGCTCTGACGTGGGGCGTCAAATCTTACTTGGTTGATGCAGTGACACACACTGACCAGATGTTTGGTCAGGTAGATGACCTTCTTCTGGGTGAAGGACTGGCAGAAGCAGGCGACAAGGTCGTCGTTATTGCTGGATCCCCTCCCGGAATTGCAGGTTCTACCAACGACCTTCGTGTTCACAAAGTAGGGGATGCACGTAACGCAGCGGCTCCCGCATACGAAAACCTCTAG
- a CDS encoding ANTAR domain-containing response regulator has translation MADQEIQTPTKRRVVVAEDESLIRMDIVETLRDNGFDVVGEAGDGEAAVVLAKELRPDLVVMDVKMPKLDGISAADQLNKEHIAPVVLLTAFSQKELVERATEAGALAYVVKPFTPNDLLPAVEIALSRWAQIVALENEVADLSERFETRKIVDIAKGILNEKMGLTEPEAFRWIQKASMDRRLTMKDVAITIVEQLGTDNKKTK, from the coding sequence ATGGCTGACCAAGAAATCCAAACTCCCACTAAACGTCGAGTTGTTGTCGCAGAAGATGAGTCGCTTATCCGTATGGATATTGTCGAAACACTTCGAGATAACGGTTTTGATGTGGTCGGCGAAGCAGGGGATGGCGAAGCCGCTGTGGTGCTAGCAAAGGAACTACGTCCAGATTTGGTCGTCATGGATGTCAAAATGCCCAAGTTAGACGGCATTTCAGCTGCTGATCAGCTCAACAAAGAACACATTGCTCCCGTTGTGCTTCTGACTGCATTCAGCCAGAAAGAACTCGTTGAGCGTGCCACAGAGGCTGGTGCATTAGCCTATGTAGTCAAGCCATTCACTCCCAACGATCTTCTCCCTGCTGTAGAAATTGCGCTTTCACGTTGGGCGCAAATTGTTGCACTTGAAAATGAAGTTGCAGATCTTTCTGAACGCTTTGAAACCCGCAAAATTGTGGATATCGCCAAAGGAATTCTCAACGAGAAAATGGGCCTTACTGAACCAGAGGCGTTCCGTTGGATCCAAAAGGCCTCAATGGATCGTCGTCTGACCATGAAAGACGTGGCGATTACTATTGTTGAACAATTAGGTACAGACAATAAAAAGACGAAGTAG
- a CDS encoding PaaI family thioesterase: MDIQLHELTPEYAVATMPVAGNTQSVGILHGGAYVVIGEGLGSICANMFAGEGRVAVGIEVNATHTGSAREGFVIATCRALHLGRTLTTHEIVCTDQEGRRLSTVRLTNFIKDKK, from the coding sequence ATGGATATTCAGCTACACGAGCTCACTCCCGAATACGCCGTAGCCACAATGCCGGTCGCAGGTAATACGCAATCAGTAGGAATTCTTCATGGCGGTGCCTACGTTGTTATTGGAGAAGGGTTGGGTTCAATTTGTGCAAACATGTTTGCCGGCGAAGGACGAGTAGCGGTAGGTATTGAAGTAAACGCAACTCACACAGGAAGTGCACGCGAAGGTTTTGTCATTGCGACCTGTCGGGCACTTCACTTAGGAAGAACCCTCACTACACACGAGATTGTTTGCACTGATCAAGAAGGCCGCAGGTTATCGACGGTTCGATTGACCAATTTCATCAAAGATAAAAAGTAA